One window from the genome of Marinifilum sp. JC120 encodes:
- a CDS encoding flavodoxin family protein, which produces MKVLCLQGSARKKGHTAKMIEWVEAELTEMGHEVESIYLNDKELKGCMACMKCKEKPEEIGCVIKDDIPEILEQMIQADAVVFASPLYFWGVSAQLKAVIDRTYSLYVDYHMPTHASLLKDQRHGILITGGGPYENNAEETFTGLARMQKPHMTKHTATLFMGGCKNPDNLGEEAKQKAAEFAKDLVK; this is translated from the coding sequence ATGAAAGTTTTATGCCTTCAAGGCAGTGCCAGAAAAAAAGGTCATACAGCAAAAATGATCGAATGGGTTGAAGCAGAACTCACAGAAATGGGCCATGAAGTTGAGTCCATCTACCTCAATGATAAGGAACTAAAAGGCTGTATGGCCTGTATGAAGTGTAAGGAAAAACCGGAGGAAATCGGCTGTGTAATCAAAGATGACATCCCCGAAATTCTGGAACAGATGATTCAGGCCGACGCAGTTGTATTCGCTTCCCCGCTCTACTTCTGGGGTGTTTCCGCACAGCTCAAGGCCGTCATCGACAGAACCTACAGCCTGTACGTCGACTACCATATGCCAACCCACGCCTCACTACTCAAAGACCAGCGTCACGGCATTCTGATCACTGGCGGCGGACCTTACGAGAACAACGCCGAAGAAACCTTTACCGGACTCGCCAGAATGCAGAAACCGCACATGACCAAACACACCGCGACTCTATTCATGGGCGGCTGTAAAAACCCCGACAACCTCGGGGAAGAAGCCAAACAGAAAGCTGCCGAATTTGCCAAAGATCTCGTTAAATAA
- a CDS encoding carbon starvation protein A — MLFFFACVASLIVGYFLYGKFVDNVFAPDVNRTTPAYAMRDGVDYMPMPMWKLMFIQVLDIAGIGPIFGPILGALYGPVALIWIVIGCIFAGAVHDYFSGMLSIRNNGASVPELVGEYLGMTARQVMRVFAFVLLMLVGVVFVLAPAKLLTGLTGVETGILVACIFGYYFLATILPIDKLIGRLYPLFGALLLVMTVALAIALMFSGHTMLPNLDFAVNTNPGGKPIWPLLFITLSCGAISGFHATQSPLMARCVKNEKEGRPVFYGAMIIEGIIGLIWCTLGLSFYESPEALNAVIAAGSPSAVVSEVANSLLGPVGGIFAIIAVVILPITSGDTAFRSTRLIVAETFKMDQGPAIKRLLIAVPLFVLGYIISTQNFSAIWRYFGFSNQCLSMLVLWTSAVYLAQRAKLHWIASIPATFMTAVVATFICQAKIGFGLDMNISIMIGIAAAVATFGAFFVKYVKPKAAVEAN; from the coding sequence ATGCTATTTTTCTTTGCTTGTGTGGCGTCACTTATTGTCGGTTATTTTCTTTACGGTAAATTCGTGGACAATGTGTTTGCGCCTGACGTAAACCGCACCACCCCCGCATACGCCATGCGTGATGGTGTTGACTACATGCCCATGCCCATGTGGAAGCTCATGTTCATTCAGGTTCTGGATATCGCGGGAATCGGCCCCATCTTCGGGCCCATCCTCGGTGCTCTGTACGGTCCCGTAGCTCTTATCTGGATCGTCATTGGCTGTATCTTTGCCGGAGCTGTACATGACTACTTCAGCGGAATGCTTTCCATCCGTAACAACGGCGCATCCGTTCCCGAACTGGTCGGTGAATACCTCGGCATGACCGCCCGTCAGGTTATGCGCGTATTCGCTTTCGTACTGCTCATGCTGGTCGGTGTTGTATTCGTACTCGCCCCCGCAAAGCTGCTCACCGGACTGACCGGAGTAGAGACCGGAATCCTCGTAGCCTGCATCTTCGGTTACTACTTCCTCGCCACCATCCTGCCCATTGATAAACTCATCGGTAGACTCTACCCCTTATTCGGCGCACTACTGCTGGTTATGACTGTTGCACTGGCAATCGCCCTTATGTTCAGCGGCCACACCATGCTGCCCAACCTCGATTTCGCAGTTAATACCAATCCCGGCGGCAAGCCCATCTGGCCTCTGCTTTTCATTACCCTGTCCTGCGGCGCGATAAGCGGTTTCCATGCGACTCAGTCCCCGCTCATGGCCCGCTGCGTAAAAAATGAAAAAGAAGGCCGCCCGGTATTCTACGGCGCAATGATCATCGAAGGTATCATCGGCCTGATCTGGTGTACTCTCGGACTTTCCTTCTACGAATCCCCCGAAGCACTCAACGCAGTAATCGCTGCCGGTTCCCCTTCCGCAGTAGTCTCTGAAGTTGCTAACTCCCTGCTCGGCCCCGTAGGCGGCATCTTCGCTATCATCGCAGTAGTAATCCTGCCCATCACCAGTGGTGACACCGCTTTCCGCTCCACCCGCCTCATCGTAGCGGAAACCTTTAAAATGGATCAGGGCCCCGCTATCAAGCGTCTGCTGATTGCCGTACCCCTGTTCGTACTCGGTTACATCATCTCCACCCAGAACTTCTCTGCAATCTGGAGATACTTCGGCTTCTCCAACCAGTGCCTGTCCATGCTGGTTCTCTGGACCTCCGCAGTATACCTCGCCCAGCGCGCAAAACTGCACTGGATAGCATCCATCCCCGCAACCTTCATGACCGCAGTTGTTGCCACATTCATCTGCCAGGCCAAGATCGGTTTCGGACTGGACATGAACATCTCCATCATGATCGGTATCGCAGCAGCAGTTGCAACATTCGGTGCCTTCTTCGTGAAGTACGTAAAGCCCAAAGCAGCAGTTGAAGCCAACTAA
- a CDS encoding ribbon-helix-helix protein, CopG family — MISKEPKSEVVTIRMTSEMKERVEKLAQATNRSKAFLFGEAISSYLDVNEWQVKAIQEGLDEARTPEAKWTAHEDLEAKYAED; from the coding sequence ATGATAAGTAAAGAACCTAAGAGCGAAGTAGTAACAATTCGCATGACTTCTGAAATGAAAGAACGGGTTGAAAAATTGGCCCAAGCAACCAATAGATCAAAAGCTTTTCTATTCGGTGAAGCCATTTCAAGTTATCTTGATGTAAATGAGTGGCAAGTCAAGGCTATTCAAGAAGGACTGGACGAAGCCAGAACCCCTGAAGCCAAATGGACCGCCCATGAAGACTTAGAGGCAAAGTATGCCGAGGATTAA
- a CDS encoding type II toxin-antitoxin system RelE/ParE family toxin yields the protein MPRIKWLERATLDLDSIYEYIRQDDPKSAKKVASAILKNVKKLEQHPQIGRAGRVPGTRELIVLKGAYLVAYCCNEEVEILRVLRHSQDWRNIE from the coding sequence ATGCCGAGGATTAAATGGCTTGAGCGTGCCACTTTAGATCTGGATTCCATATACGAATACATACGCCAAGACGATCCAAAATCAGCAAAAAAAGTCGCTTCTGCCATATTAAAAAACGTAAAAAAACTAGAACAACATCCTCAAATAGGCCGAGCTGGCAGAGTGCCCGGAACCCGTGAATTAATTGTGCTTAAAGGGGCGTATCTTGTAGCTTACTGCTGTAATGAAGAAGTCGAAATTTTACGAGTGTTGCGGCATAGTCAGGATTGGCGGAATATAGAATAA
- a CDS encoding ATPase → MQQLEAVRKKIATTGDLLSVVKTMKALAAVNIRHFENAAKGVGEYAEVIEQGWTVFFRNAGILPHGPRDGIAVVLAIGSDQGMCGQFNELARAETVKAVDELHSAGHKVICWTCGERVRGALEDSGVEVDLNFRVPGSLRGVDTIVDEIEKNLEEWRNKRGMNRFSIVNNLHVSDGAKVAARHILPLHKRSGSTKWDGKSLPMTNVPVQDLFSSLFREYLYISVYGGIVQSLAAENSSRLAAMQVAEKNIIEHVEVLESEYRTTRQGNITGELLDIVAGVEAVVGG, encoded by the coding sequence ATGCAGCAGCTTGAGGCTGTACGTAAGAAGATTGCGACCACGGGCGATTTGCTCTCGGTGGTCAAAACCATGAAGGCCCTTGCTGCGGTCAATATTCGTCATTTTGAGAATGCGGCTAAAGGAGTCGGCGAGTATGCCGAGGTCATTGAGCAGGGCTGGACGGTATTTTTCCGCAATGCCGGAATCCTGCCCCATGGCCCAAGGGATGGCATCGCCGTGGTGCTGGCAATTGGGTCCGATCAGGGCATGTGCGGACAATTTAATGAGCTGGCACGGGCTGAGACAGTAAAGGCCGTAGATGAACTTCATAGCGCAGGTCACAAAGTAATCTGCTGGACCTGCGGAGAACGGGTGCGCGGTGCGTTGGAAGATTCAGGAGTCGAGGTCGATTTGAATTTTCGGGTGCCGGGAAGTCTGCGCGGGGTGGATACTATTGTAGATGAGATTGAGAAGAATTTGGAAGAGTGGCGGAACAAGCGCGGGATGAACCGTTTCAGCATAGTTAATAATCTGCATGTCAGCGATGGGGCCAAGGTCGCGGCCCGTCATATTTTACCGCTTCATAAGCGCAGCGGAAGCACGAAATGGGACGGGAAATCACTGCCCATGACCAACGTTCCGGTTCAAGATTTATTCTCAAGTTTATTCAGGGAATATCTATACATCTCCGTATATGGCGGAATTGTTCAATCTTTAGCCGCCGAAAACAGTTCGCGCCTCGCCGCCATGCAGGTAGCTGAGAAAAACATCATCGAGCATGTCGAGGTCCTTGAGTCCGAGTATCGCACTACCCGGCAGGGGAATATCACAGGTGAGTTACTTGATATTGTTGCCGGGGTGGAGGCTGTTGTTGGGGGGTGA
- a CDS encoding F0F1 ATP synthase subunit alpha: MGFLEKNINQALNAHEKGREKMEYSPDSREVGRVKSVARGVAHVQGLGSVRSEELITLGNDVPGMALDLLPDSIGIALLGANTGLKAGDEAVPSGTVLSVPVGESLIGRVVDPLGNSLDGGPNPETFETRVVESEAPPILMRAPVDTPMSSGIKVIDTLIPIGRGQRELILGDRQTGKTAIALDIILNQKKEDVVCVYCAIGQRSTSVARVIDTLRSHGAMDYTLVVVVEGDAPSGMQYVAPYAATSMAEFFMEQGKDVLIIYDDLTRHAQAYRQLSLLMRRPPGREAFPGDIFYIHSRLLERSTRLKPEHGGGTLTALPIVETEAQNISAYIPTNLISITDGQIYLSPVLFQKGMLPAIDVGKSVSRVGGRAQPKAYRKVSGDLRLTYSQFQELEAFARFGTRLDQDTRNRIEHGMRVRELLKQDRFSPLSAAKQVVILWTVSLGLLDDIPLERIADVQQYLLTRMEESFEPMGRLAQAEPKDEIWAELEKAVKHHMQKWRDANAAA, encoded by the coding sequence ATGGGGTTCCTTGAAAAAAATATAAATCAGGCTCTGAATGCTCATGAAAAGGGTCGCGAGAAGATGGAATACAGCCCGGATTCGCGCGAAGTGGGCCGGGTTAAATCCGTCGCCCGAGGCGTTGCGCATGTGCAAGGGCTTGGCTCCGTGCGCTCAGAAGAGCTGATAACGCTCGGCAACGATGTTCCGGGCATGGCTTTGGACTTGCTGCCGGATTCCATAGGTATCGCACTACTGGGCGCGAATACTGGATTAAAGGCCGGAGATGAGGCCGTTCCGTCCGGCACGGTACTAAGCGTGCCCGTTGGTGAGTCTTTGATCGGGCGCGTTGTAGATCCGCTTGGTAATTCGCTGGACGGCGGCCCGAACCCCGAAACATTCGAAACCCGCGTGGTAGAATCGGAAGCTCCGCCGATACTGATGCGTGCTCCTGTGGATACGCCTATGTCCAGCGGTATTAAGGTGATTGATACGCTGATTCCTATTGGCCGTGGACAGCGGGAGTTGATTCTAGGCGACCGCCAGACCGGGAAGACAGCTATAGCCCTCGACATCATCCTGAATCAGAAAAAAGAGGATGTTGTTTGCGTGTATTGCGCCATTGGGCAGCGCAGTACTTCCGTGGCAAGAGTAATAGATACCCTGCGCAGTCATGGGGCCATGGACTATACTTTGGTGGTCGTGGTTGAGGGAGATGCTCCATCGGGCATGCAGTATGTTGCGCCTTATGCAGCAACAAGCATGGCGGAATTTTTCATGGAGCAGGGCAAGGATGTACTTATTATCTATGATGATCTGACACGCCACGCACAGGCATACAGGCAGCTTAGTCTGCTCATGCGTCGCCCGCCCGGACGTGAGGCTTTTCCGGGTGATATTTTCTACATCCATTCAAGACTGCTGGAACGATCTACAAGGCTCAAGCCGGAACATGGCGGCGGCACGCTTACCGCACTTCCCATTGTGGAAACCGAGGCCCAGAACATTTCGGCTTACATTCCGACTAACCTTATTTCTATCACTGACGGGCAGATTTATCTTTCTCCGGTGCTGTTCCAGAAGGGCATGCTCCCGGCAATCGATGTGGGGAAGTCTGTTTCCCGTGTAGGCGGACGTGCACAACCCAAGGCTTACCGCAAGGTCTCCGGTGATCTGCGTTTGACCTATTCCCAGTTTCAGGAGCTGGAGGCATTTGCGCGGTTCGGCACAAGGCTTGATCAGGATACCCGAAATCGCATTGAACATGGAATGCGAGTGCGGGAATTGCTCAAGCAGGACCGCTTTTCACCGCTCAGTGCTGCCAAGCAGGTGGTGATTCTCTGGACGGTTTCATTGGGGCTGCTGGATGACATTCCATTGGAGCGTATTGCTGACGTGCAGCAATATCTGCTTACCCGCATGGAAGAGAGTTTCGAACCCATGGGCCGTCTGGCGCAGGCTGAACCTAAGGATGAAATATGGGCTGAGCTTGAAAAGGCGGTTAAGCATCATATGCAGAAATGGAGAGATGCGAATGCAGCAGCTTGA
- a CDS encoding ATPase — protein sequence MLLDWFTIFAQILNFFVLIVLLKLFLYKPIVEAMQERKERIVSETRVLREARVEAQTLKIELLRKREDLENRESEVMAEIHAEAEKWQQQAMESARAEIDIMRKEWLSALEREKESFALNLRKKLIHEVSATAARIVHDLSGSDLEQLILSGFMQRIDEEARGVDSGNSEILIRTGFEHTDLQKQKLKQFLEELFPVHNERIFITDSRLGLGIELIAGDRKWEWNLNSYVTELETKILTEINS from the coding sequence ATGCTGCTGGACTGGTTCACGATCTTTGCCCAGATCCTGAACTTCTTTGTGCTCATCGTATTGCTCAAGTTGTTTCTATATAAGCCGATTGTTGAGGCCATGCAGGAACGTAAAGAGCGTATTGTGAGTGAGACGCGTGTGCTGCGTGAAGCCAGGGTTGAAGCGCAGACTCTTAAGATAGAACTCCTTCGTAAGCGTGAGGATCTTGAGAATCGCGAATCCGAGGTCATGGCTGAGATTCATGCCGAGGCTGAGAAGTGGCAGCAACAGGCCATGGAATCTGCTCGTGCTGAGATTGACATCATGCGCAAAGAATGGCTGTCCGCGCTGGAGCGGGAGAAGGAAAGTTTCGCGCTAAATTTGCGTAAGAAACTTATTCATGAGGTCTCAGCCACAGCTGCACGCATTGTGCATGACCTCTCCGGCAGCGACCTTGAGCAATTGATTTTAAGCGGCTTCATGCAGCGTATTGATGAAGAAGCCCGTGGAGTGGATTCCGGAAATTCTGAAATTTTAATTCGAACTGGGTTTGAACACACCGATTTACAGAAACAAAAACTTAAACAGTTTCTAGAGGAATTGTTTCCGGTCCATAACGAACGAATTTTCATTACAGATTCCAGACTGGGCCTCGGCATTGAACTAATTGCCGGAGACCGCAAGTGGGAGTGGAATCTAAATTCGTATGTTACTGAACTTGAAACTAAAATTTTAACGGAAATAAACAGCTAA
- a CDS encoding F0F1 ATP synthase subunit C: METLGWIAFGSIIAAGLCMGIGAIGPAIGEGMALSRALSSIAQQPDETNTIVKFLFVGMAMVESTAIYCFVLAMILLFANPFWSYFIEKAGG, translated from the coding sequence ATGGAAACTCTTGGTTGGATTGCTTTCGGGTCGATTATTGCGGCAGGGCTTTGCATGGGCATCGGGGCTATTGGGCCGGCTATTGGCGAAGGGATGGCCCTCTCGCGGGCACTCAGTTCCATTGCCCAGCAGCCGGACGAGACTAATACTATTGTGAAGTTCTTGTTTGTGGGTATGGCAATGGTTGAATCAACAGCTATTTATTGCTTTGTACTGGCAATGATCTTGCTTTTTGCCAATCCGTTTTGGTCATACTTTATTGAAAAGGCCGGAGGCTGA
- a CDS encoding F0F1 ATP synthase subunit A codes for MEISPDHIIYFSFGFIKLNATIVFTWLVMVLLAGFSWFVTRKVTSSALISGQQNLLEVLVGGLLSQIKDATNQQPEKFLPLLGTLFIFILVSNLLSAVPGFKPPTGSLSTTTAFSLIVFFAVPYYGIKENGLLNYLKSYVQPSPFMLPFNIIGEVSRTFALAVRLFGNILSGTMMGAILLVIMPLFVPVIMQMLGLLIGVVQAYIFTVLAAVFIAAGLEVHS; via the coding sequence ATGGAAATAAGCCCGGACCATATCATTTATTTCAGTTTTGGATTTATCAAGCTGAATGCCACCATCGTCTTTACATGGCTGGTAATGGTCCTCCTTGCGGGATTTTCATGGTTCGTTACCCGCAAAGTTACTTCCTCTGCGCTGATTTCAGGGCAGCAAAATTTACTGGAAGTTTTAGTCGGCGGACTTCTCTCCCAGATCAAAGACGCCACCAATCAGCAGCCGGAGAAGTTTCTGCCCTTGCTTGGAACATTGTTCATCTTCATTCTCGTTTCTAACTTGCTTTCCGCTGTGCCGGGGTTCAAGCCCCCCACGGGATCGCTTTCCACCACAACGGCTTTTAGTCTGATCGTATTTTTCGCTGTTCCCTATTATGGAATTAAGGAGAACGGCTTGCTAAATTATCTCAAAAGTTACGTGCAGCCTTCGCCGTTTATGTTGCCGTTTAACATAATCGGTGAGGTCAGCCGGACTTTTGCTTTGGCGGTGCGTTTGTTCGGGAATATACTCAGCGGAACCATGATGGGGGCGATTCTGCTGGTCATCATGCCGTTGTTTGTTCCGGTGATTATGCAGATGCTGGGACTGCTCATCGGAGTGGTGCAGGCTTATATTTTTACGGTGCTTGCTGCGGTTTTTATTGCAGCAGGGCTTGAAGTACATTCGTGA
- a CDS encoding ATP synthase subunit I, which produces MIISSFMITIAAFGIGLLLSTIHFGGLWLTVRMLPSCERPRLFFWSSYLGRYGITLWGFAQVMSYGPLPFVSAFLGFYLLRTYALANHCGMGMLDIVRVKRSEWK; this is translated from the coding sequence ATGATCATTAGCAGTTTCATGATAACTATTGCCGCTTTCGGTATCGGCTTGCTCCTTTCGACAATTCATTTCGGAGGATTGTGGTTGACTGTGCGTATGCTGCCAAGTTGCGAAAGACCAAGATTATTCTTTTGGTCCAGTTACTTAGGCCGTTACGGCATCACCCTCTGGGGTTTTGCGCAGGTGATGAGTTACGGGCCTTTGCCATTTGTCTCAGCTTTTTTGGGATTTTATCTTTTGCGTACTTACGCGCTGGCAAACCATTGCGGCATGGGCATGTTGGATATCGTTAGAGTAAAGAGGTCTGAATGGAAATAA
- a CDS encoding ATPase F0F1, giving the protein MSERKPSEPMPNKPESDEFRQTVGTKEQRRIRAEQKGTVGAWSAFGAMGAVGWLVALPMVLGSLFGAWLDYRWPAKINWTMTMLGAGLAVGCLFAGIWMNREKNKIIKEREEWEQQDLKPKDGAEDDH; this is encoded by the coding sequence ATGAGTGAGCGGAAACCGAGCGAGCCTATGCCAAATAAGCCTGAGTCGGATGAATTTCGTCAAACTGTGGGTACTAAAGAACAGCGCAGGATACGAGCGGAGCAGAAAGGGACGGTCGGTGCATGGTCGGCTTTTGGGGCCATGGGTGCTGTGGGCTGGCTGGTGGCTTTGCCGATGGTGCTGGGAAGTCTGTTCGGTGCATGGTTGGATTACCGATGGCCTGCCAAAATCAATTGGACCATGACCATGCTCGGGGCTGGTTTGGCTGTGGGATGTTTATTTGCCGGGATATGGATGAATCGTGAAAAGAATAAGATTATTAAGGAACGTGAGGAATGGGAGCAGCAGGATTTGAAGCCCAAGGATGGAGCCGAAGATGATCATTAG
- a CDS encoding F0F1 ATP synthase subunit epsilon, with product MRLKILVPAGLFLDRLVDKVLGESTQGGFCLLPNHIDTASALAPGILTYVAEGEPHHLAVNGGVLVKKGDAVRVSSRAAVAGELGRLEAEVLRMQDEAAEAEKSARSAVARLEAGFVRTLIEVETT from the coding sequence ATGAGGCTGAAGATTCTGGTTCCCGCAGGTCTGTTTCTGGACCGTTTAGTTGATAAGGTTTTGGGCGAGAGCACTCAAGGCGGATTTTGCCTGCTGCCTAATCATATTGATACGGCTTCGGCTCTTGCTCCGGGAATTCTGACTTACGTTGCTGAAGGTGAGCCGCATCATCTGGCTGTGAACGGCGGTGTGCTTGTCAAGAAAGGGGATGCCGTGCGTGTCTCTTCCCGCGCAGCGGTTGCCGGGGAGCTCGGCAGGTTGGAGGCCGAAGTTTTGCGCATGCAGGATGAAGCCGCAGAAGCAGAGAAGTCCGCCCGAAGTGCGGTGGCAAGGCTTGAAGCCGGGTTTGTGCGTACTCTCATAGAAGTGGAGACTACATGA
- a CDS encoding F0F1 ATP synthase subunit beta, with amino-acid sequence MEYKYSGKVISVRGSVVDVRFPEDIPPLLSVMHSGGEKAVTLEAADHLDMNSVRAIAMTPTGGLARGDAVYSDGETLRTPVGEELLGRVLNVFGDPVDGKDLPEDVEFRSIHNQPIELSKRVVSEEIFTTGIKVIDLLMPLEKGGKAGLFGGAGVGKTVLITELINNMVGAHSGISIFCGIGERCREGEELYREMGDAGVLDNTVMVFGQMNEPPGARFRTGHTALTIAEHFRDDQGKDVLLLIDNIFRFIQAGMELSGLLGRLPSRMGYQPTLGSDLAELQERISSSRSGAITSIQAVYVPADDLTDPAATHTFSHLSSSIVLSRKRAGEGFYPAVDPLESRSMMLSPAIVGQRHYDVAREVRRTLALYEDLKDIIAMLGLEELSREDRKIVSRARRLERFMTQPFNTTKHFTGMDGRIVSLDDTVLGCERILNDEFPDASERDFYMIGSLEEVGK; translated from the coding sequence ATGGAATATAAGTATTCGGGCAAAGTCATATCCGTGCGGGGAAGTGTTGTGGACGTGCGTTTTCCTGAAGACATTCCTCCTTTGCTTTCAGTCATGCATTCCGGTGGAGAAAAGGCTGTAACCCTTGAGGCAGCCGACCATCTGGATATGAATTCCGTACGCGCCATTGCCATGACTCCTACGGGAGGACTGGCCCGTGGTGATGCTGTTTATAGTGACGGAGAAACCCTGCGAACTCCCGTGGGTGAGGAATTGCTGGGCCGGGTTCTTAATGTTTTCGGTGATCCGGTGGACGGCAAGGATTTGCCTGAAGATGTGGAATTTCGTTCCATTCATAATCAGCCCATCGAACTTTCAAAGCGTGTAGTTTCCGAGGAAATATTTACCACCGGAATTAAGGTTATCGATTTGCTCATGCCTCTTGAGAAGGGCGGCAAGGCCGGGCTTTTCGGCGGTGCCGGGGTGGGCAAGACTGTACTCATCACCGAATTGATCAACAATATGGTTGGTGCACATAGCGGGATCAGCATTTTTTGCGGAATCGGCGAACGTTGCCGCGAGGGTGAGGAACTTTATCGCGAAATGGGCGATGCCGGGGTACTTGATAATACGGTCATGGTCTTCGGACAGATGAACGAACCGCCGGGGGCGCGCTTTCGTACCGGACACACGGCCCTGACTATTGCTGAACATTTCCGCGATGATCAAGGCAAGGATGTGCTGCTGCTCATCGATAATATTTTCCGTTTTATTCAGGCCGGGATGGAGCTTTCGGGTTTGCTGGGACGTCTGCCTTCGCGCATGGGCTATCAGCCTACACTTGGCTCGGATCTTGCGGAATTGCAGGAGCGTATTTCTTCCAGCCGATCCGGGGCAATTACTTCAATTCAAGCCGTATACGTTCCTGCCGATGATCTGACCGACCCGGCGGCGACCCACACATTCTCTCATCTTTCATCTTCCATAGTCCTTTCCCGCAAACGCGCGGGGGAAGGATTTTATCCGGCTGTGGACCCGCTTGAATCACGCTCTATGATGCTTTCTCCTGCAATTGTGGGGCAGCGTCATTATGACGTGGCCCGTGAGGTGCGGCGCACTCTTGCCCTGTACGAAGACCTCAAGGATATCATTGCCATGCTCGGCCTTGAAGAACTTTCCCGCGAGGATCGTAAGATTGTTTCCCGGGCGCGCAGGCTGGAGCGGTTCATGACTCAGCCGTTCAACACCACCAAGCATTTTACCGGAATGGATGGCCGCATTGTTTCCCTTGACGACACGGTCCTCGGCTGTGAGCGGATTTTGAATGACGAATTTCCTGACGCATCTGAGCGCGATTTTTACATGATCGGTTCACTTGAGGAGGTCGGCAAATGA
- the map gene encoding type I methionyl aminopeptidase — MIIKNKKQIDLMREAGILLHKAHMVAKEMCEPGVTTEVINAEVEKFITSHDAIPLFKGVPGKTPFPAGCCMSINEAIVHGIPSARKLENGDILSIDIGVRLNGWCSDCACTHAIGEIDDEKQKLMDVTEECLRIAIKRIKPGVKWSKIAKEMSKYARNEGFSVVESLVGHGIGEGLWESPQVPNYHSRLVKDFKLKQGLVIAVEPMINAGVKTTETLKDHWTIITKDGKPSAHFEHTIAVTSTGAQVLTCGENGEGWAM; from the coding sequence ATGATTATAAAGAATAAAAAACAAATCGACCTCATGCGCGAAGCAGGTATCCTGCTTCACAAAGCCCACATGGTGGCTAAAGAGATGTGCGAACCGGGTGTAACAACCGAAGTAATCAATGCCGAAGTGGAAAAATTCATCACCTCTCACGATGCCATCCCGCTTTTCAAAGGAGTTCCCGGTAAAACCCCTTTTCCCGCGGGCTGCTGCATGTCCATCAACGAAGCCATTGTGCATGGTATCCCCTCTGCCCGTAAGCTGGAAAACGGCGATATCCTGAGCATCGACATCGGCGTGCGCTTGAACGGCTGGTGCTCTGACTGCGCCTGCACCCATGCCATCGGCGAAATTGATGACGAAAAGCAAAAACTGATGGATGTAACCGAAGAATGCCTGCGCATCGCCATCAAGAGAATCAAGCCGGGTGTGAAGTGGAGCAAAATTGCCAAGGAAATGTCCAAATATGCCCGCAATGAAGGCTTCTCTGTAGTTGAATCACTGGTCGGTCACGGCATTGGTGAAGGTCTTTGGGAATCTCCGCAGGTGCCCAACTACCACAGCAGGCTGGTTAAGGATTTCAAGCTCAAACAGGGTTTGGTAATCGCAGTGGAACCCATGATCAATGCCGGGGTAAAAACAACTGAAACCCTAAAAGATCACTGGACCATCATCACCAAGGACGGCAAGCCCTCCGCCCACTTTGAACATACCATCGCTGTAACTTCCACAGGAGCACAGGTTTTGACCTGTGGTGAAAACGGCGAAGGCTGGGCAATGTAA